CCTGGTGGTGTCGTGGCAGGGGCCGTCGTCGGTGGTGGCGGCGGAGTCGGTGTCCCGGCTCACCGAGTGGGCGGCCGACGCGTCGCGGCGCGCTTACGGCGTGGGCACGGGGTTGACGGCCTACACGTCGGCGGTCGAGGAGGCGGCGCGGCGGATGCCCGAGCCCGTGCACCCGGACGCCGAGAAGTGGTTCCGCGAGGGGTACGACGTGTCGACCCTCGACGGGCCGGAGGGTGCGTACTTCCTGCGGCAGTTGTTGGACGACCACCGGCCGAGCAAGGAGGAGCAGCAGGCGGCGAAGGCGCGGGCGGTGGACGTGATGGAGGCTTACGAGCGGGCGAGCCGGGAGGTGCACACCGGTTTGCCCTCCTTCAACGAGCCGGCGCCGGCCGGTGCGCAGGTGCAGGCGGACCAGGTCCCGCCTGTCCGGACGCCGAACATCCCCGACTGGGACGACCCGTACACCCCCGGTGAGCACGTCCCGACCGATCCCGATGAACCGCACACCCCCGCCGGCGGTCCGCGCGACACGACGTCCGTGGCGGCGGTCGCGGACTCGGGATCCGGTCCGGGCGGTGCGTCCGGTCCGGGTGCGGGTGGCGGGCACGGCTCGGGGGCGAACTTCGGTCCCGGTGCGGGCGTCGGAGCGCGGGCGGGTGCGGGCTTCGGTGCCGGCGGCGGCTCGGGGCGTGCTGGTGGCTCCGGTCCGCTGGGTCCCGGTGGGTCCTCGGGTGTGCTGGGCGTGGCTCCGGGCGCGATGGCTCGGGGCGGGGTCGTGGGTGCCGCGGGTGGGGCCGGCGGGTTCGGCATGTACCCGCCGGTGGCGCCGCCGAACCGGGAGGAGGACCGCGAGCACCGCAACCGCTACGACGACGGCCTGGACCTGCTGGACGACCTGCCGCCGGCGTTCCCGCCGGTGCTGGGCGAATGAGCGGGGGGTTCCGGGTCGATCCGGACGAGCTGACCTGGTACGCGAGCCGGCTGTCCGAGGCGGCCGACGACCTGGACCGCGTGTTGTCCACTGTGGACGGACCGGTGGGCGACCTGGGGCCGCAGGGGGTCACCGAGGCGGTCGAGGGGCTGGTCGTCGGGTGGGTCGCGCGGTTGCGGGCGGTGGACTTGGCGGGGGTGGCGGAGTCGGTGCGGGCGGCGGGGGAGGCGTACCGGGCGGCGGACGAGTGGGGCCGTGGCTGACTACCGGGGGTTGGGGTTCGACCCGACACCGGGTGACGCCGAGGCCGTCGCCGCGGTGAGCGAGCGGTGCGCGGCGGTCGTGGACGTGCCCGCCGTGCCCCCGGGCTGGTCGGGCGCGGAGTCTGCGGGCGCGGAGTCTGCGGGCGCGGCGGATGCGGCGGCGTCCGCGGGCTGGGCGGGCGTGGCGGCGGAGGGGTTCGCGGCGCGGTGGGAGGCCGTGGTGTCCGAGGTGGCGGCGGTGCGCCGTGCGATGCGGGCGGCGGCGGACGTGCTCGACGCGTGGGCCACGGAGGTGCTGGGCAACCGGCGTCGGGCCGAGGAGTTGGACGCGCGGGCGGTGCGACTGCGACGGGAACTCGCCGACGCCGCCGACGAGGTCGACCACACCGGAGCCCTGGCCACCTTCACCCCGACCCACGGCGAGCTGCACGCGGCGGCGGTGGCACGGCACGACGACCTCGCCCGGCGGCTGGCGGAGGTACTCGCGGAGGCCCGGCTGCTCGAACGCGACCACCACGCGGCGGCCCGCCGGGTCGCGGAACGCCTGCGGGACACCGAAGCCGTGGGGCCAGCCCCGGGAGAGGCGAGCGACGGGTGCGGGGAGGCACTGGTCGGATTCTCCGCCGTGACCGAAGAGATGGCCTCCGTGCTCTTCGGGGCGCGGCCTCCGGCCCCCGGTTCCATCGTCCCACCGGGGGCCGACAGTGCGGGGCGTGAAGGCGCGGGAAGCGCGGGCATCGGGCGTGGTGGGGCGGCGGCGTTCGGGGCGGGGCTCGGGTGAGGCTTCCTGTGGTGCCGGGGGTCACCCCGGTGGCGTTGGGTGCGCCCGAGCGGACGGCTGCCGACCTGTTGAGCGTCTTGCGGCGGATCAAGGGGACGCTCGACCCCGGGCTCGAGGTGTCCGCCGTGCAGGCCGCCGATCTCGCGCACCGGCACGGGGCCGCGCTGGTCGCGGTGGTCGAGCACCCCGGCGCTGATCCCGCTCTGCTGGTGGCGGTGGTGGTGCCGGCGGATCGAGTGCCGGCCGAGCACCTGCTGCACGGCCCGTCGATCCGGGAGGTCACCGAAGGGGTCACCGCGACCGGCCACCCGGTGGTGATCATCGAGCGGATACCGGTGTCCGGGACGGGCGCTCAACTCCAAGTCGTCGTGACGGCCGACGGGGTGGCGGTCGTGTTCACGCTGCACTCGCCGACCGGGCGGGGCTGGCTGGACGTCTCCGGGGTGGCCGGGCGGTTCGTGTCCGGCATCGAGTTCAGCGGGATCGGTAGGCAGTCGGCGTCACGCCCACGACCTGGCGGAACGTCCGCGAGAAGTGCGCGGCGCTGACGAAACCGCAGTCCCGGGCGATCTCCGCGACGCTCCGGTCCGCCTTCGCCGGGTCGCCCAGCAGCGCCTTCGCCCGCTCGACGCGCAAGCCCCGGATGCGTTCCGACACGCCCTGGCCGTCGTCGAACAGCTGGTACAGCCGCCGCCGTGACATGAACAACGCCTCGGCCACCCGGTCCGCGCTCAGACCCGGGTCGGACAGGTGCTCGCGCATGTAGTCCACGGCCTCCCGGCGGCGAGCGGCCAGGGCGTCCACGCGGTCCAGCTCGGCCTTCAACGCGCTGCGCAGCACCAACTCCGCGAGCCCGACCAGGTGGTGCGCCAGGCCGTGCGGGTCCAAGGCGGGAGAAGCGGCCAGCACGTGCGCCACCGCGCCGGTCACCAGCGCGCGCAGCGGCGGCTCGACCGGGACCGGTTGGAACATCAGGGGTTTCAGCTCGCCGAACCCGATGGTCAGCCGGGCCGCGGCAACGGTGAGCAGGACCGCGCCGGCGGGCGAGACGTGCAGCGACGAGTCCGGCAGCCGCAGTGCCGCGCCGCTCTCCGGCACGCCCTTCGGCACCGCGCAGCCCATCAGCAGCTGGACGTCCTGCGGTGGCGCACCGCCGAGGGCGGCCCTGGCCGCCGCCGCGCCCGACGCCCGGACGGTGAGCAAGCCGTGGCCGACGTCCATGCCGGGCAGCCTACGACCGGAGCAGTTCGGCGGAACCCGCCCGCCGCGCCCGCCCGGCCCACTACCTTCGGGCGACATGGCACGCCGTTCCGGGACCGGGATCGTCCTGTCGCACGTCGAGTTCGACCTCCTCTGGGAGGACCTGGGCGCGGGCGACCCGCCGTACCCGCTGGAGGTCCCGTCGCACGGCGAGACCCTGGCCGAACGGGACGCGCTCGGCGCGCAGGTGTTCCGGACGCTCACCGAGGCGGGCCTGGCCGACGGCGACGACGTCGCACCGGAGCTGGAAGACCTCTTCGGCTACCTCACCGGCAGCACCCTGTCCGTCGACGCCCTGGTCTTCCGCCCCCAGCCGTGGCGGGTGCTGGCGGCCGTGCGCGGGTCGCGTGGCGTGCTGGCGGTGCTGAACGACCGCGAAGTCGCGCTGGAACCCATCACCGACCCGGTCCCGGCCATCGCCAAGGTCATCGGGAACGCCCAGGCGGGTCCCGGTGACCAGGTCCGACTGCCCCGCACGGCGTTCTCGGCCGCCGTGGACGCCTACGCGACCGGCGGTTACGCCGCGCTGGAACGCGCCCTCGCCCAGGCCGGCGTCACCGGGCGCGCGACCCGGGCGCTCACCACGTTGCTGGAGTCCGGCCGGGGCGCGGCCGGGCAGCTCGCCGCCACCGGACCCGGCGGCCGGACACCCGTGCTGAGCTGGACCGACACCACCGCCGGCCGGTACGCGATGGCGGCGGAGGACGTGGCCGGCGAGCCGTGGGTGCGCATCGCCCCGGCGGACGGCCCGGCGCTGGTGCGTCACCTCGCCGTGCTGCTGGACGAGGTCCGCTGATCGTCCCACCACCACGCCGGCACGACCTCGGTCACCACGGCCATGCCCTGCGCCAGGGCGTCCGCGGTCGCCGCCTCCGCCAGCCGCCGCACGAGCCCCGCGAGGTCGTCGGGCCGGAGGGTGAACGCGTCCCGGTCGAAGGTCAGGCCGACCAGCTTGCCGTGCAGGTCCACGGTCACCGACACGCCGTCGCCGGACGCCTCGCCGCGGATGTCGTCCAGCCGTGCGCCCAGGCTCATCGGACCCTCCACGTGGTCGGGGTGGTGTCCTCGGCGTCGCCGGACCGGCCCAGACCCAGTTCGCCGAGGTCACCCAGGGCGTGGGCGGCCCGTGCGTCGGCCCGCGCGGTCGCGGTGTCCACGAGGCTGAGGATCGTGCGGGCCAGGTCGCTGCCCGGCCGCAGCGCGCGGCCGTCCAGGGTCAGGTCCAGCAGCACGCCGCCGGGCCCGACCTCGACGGCGACACCCCGGTCCGGGTCGTGGGCGTGTGCGCTGATCACGGGTGCACCCCTCCGTAGAACGTGGCCGAGCTGAGCCGGTGGGTGTTGCGGCGCACGGCGTCGCCCGAGTTGCCCTCGATGAGGGTGACCGTGCCGCCGTGGACCTTCTCGACGATGCCGATGTGCTTGCTGGTGGCGGTGCTCTGCGGTCCCGTGCCGAACAGGAGCACGTCACCGGGGCAGACGTGCTTGAGGTCCGTGTACGCCTTGCCGTGGCGCTGCCCCCAGCGGAAGACGTCCCCGGTGAACGGCAGCAGCGGGATGTCCACGCCCGCCTTGCGCCACATCGCCGTGGCGAACGACGAGCACCACGCCGCCGTGGGGCCGTACGGGTTGCGGTTGCTGCCCGGCGGGTTCTCGCGGGTGCCGAGTTCCTTGCGCGCCTTGGCCAGGATCGTGCGCACACGGCCGCGTGCCCGCGCGTGGGAGGGCTTGGTGCGGGGATCGGCGACGCCGTCGTGCTCGACCTCGTGCTCCAACGCCTTGAGCTTGCGGGCTGCGGCCTCCAGCTCGGCGCGGGCTTGCCTCACTGCGCTCGTGGTGTCCTTGGTGTAGCGCGGTTCGAGATCGGCCGCCGCCGCGACCGCCTTGAGCAGGGCCGCGCGCGTTCCGACCGCCACACCCGCGTCCAGGATGCGCACGGCCCGGTCCAGGTACTCCTCGACGGCTTGGCGCGCTCTGGTGTGCTGCGTGGTCAGGGTGGCGCTGACGCCGGCGACGACCTTTTCGGCGTCACGGGCGGCGTCGGCGGTGACCCGCAGTTGACGCGCGATCCGGCCCGAGCGCTTCTCGAACCCCTCCGACTGAGCGCCCTTCCAGTGGTTCAGCACTTCTCTGGACGCCTTGTTGTGGTTCTCGTGGCCTTCAACAAGTGCTTCCGCGGTCCGGTTGAGGGCGTACTGGACCTTGACGGCGTCCTCCGCCTTGCCCGCCAACGCGTTGCGGTGCCCGATCATGCCGTCGGCGAAGTGCCTCGCCAGCGCGTGAGTGTCCACTGTGGTCAGTCCTTCAGCGAGCGGGCGATGTCGTCGTCGTGGTCCCGGTAGGCGCGGGCGGC
This DNA window, taken from Saccharothrix variisporea, encodes the following:
- a CDS encoding PPE domain-containing protein, coding for MTEQRKHRYWSHDHKPSARARRQARRVRRDKEVNRLPEKFGQINWAVYTHRELWDMVKSADTGRMGGRAHDWQVLAGEVDRATGDVRELVQRLVVSWQGPSSVVAAESVSRLTEWAADASRRAYGVGTGLTAYTSAVEEAARRMPEPVHPDAEKWFREGYDVSTLDGPEGAYFLRQLLDDHRPSKEEQQAAKARAVDVMEAYERASREVHTGLPSFNEPAPAGAQVQADQVPPVRTPNIPDWDDPYTPGEHVPTDPDEPHTPAGGPRDTTSVAAVADSGSGPGGASGPGAGGGHGSGANFGPGAGVGARAGAGFGAGGGSGRAGGSGPLGPGGSSGVLGVAPGAMARGGVVGAAGGAGGFGMYPPVAPPNREEDREHRNRYDDGLDLLDDLPPAFPPVLGE
- a CDS encoding WXG100 family type VII secretion target, translating into MSGGFRVDPDELTWYASRLSEAADDLDRVLSTVDGPVGDLGPQGVTEAVEGLVVGWVARLRAVDLAGVAESVRAAGEAYRAADEWGRG
- a CDS encoding helix-turn-helix transcriptional regulator translates to MDVGHGLLTVRASGAAAARAALGGAPPQDVQLLMGCAVPKGVPESGAALRLPDSSLHVSPAGAVLLTVAAARLTIGFGELKPLMFQPVPVEPPLRALVTGAVAHVLAASPALDPHGLAHHLVGLAELVLRSALKAELDRVDALAARRREAVDYMREHLSDPGLSADRVAEALFMSRRRLYQLFDDGQGVSERIRGLRVERAKALLGDPAKADRSVAEIARDCGFVSAAHFSRTFRQVVGVTPTAYRSR
- a CDS encoding ESX secretion-associated protein EspG codes for the protein MARRSGTGIVLSHVEFDLLWEDLGAGDPPYPLEVPSHGETLAERDALGAQVFRTLTEAGLADGDDVAPELEDLFGYLTGSTLSVDALVFRPQPWRVLAAVRGSRGVLAVLNDREVALEPITDPVPAIAKVIGNAQAGPGDQVRLPRTAFSAAVDAYATGGYAALERALAQAGVTGRATRALTTLLESGRGAAGQLAATGPGGRTPVLSWTDTTAGRYAMAAEDVAGEPWVRIAPADGPALVRHLAVLLDEVR
- a CDS encoding YbaB/EbfC family DNA-binding protein; protein product: MISAHAHDPDRGVAVEVGPGGVLLDLTLDGRALRPGSDLARTILSLVDTATARADARAAHALGDLGELGLGRSGDAEDTTPTTWRVR
- a CDS encoding CHAP domain-containing protein yields the protein MDTHALARHFADGMIGHRNALAGKAEDAVKVQYALNRTAEALVEGHENHNKASREVLNHWKGAQSEGFEKRSGRIARQLRVTADAARDAEKVVAGVSATLTTQHTRARQAVEEYLDRAVRILDAGVAVGTRAALLKAVAAAADLEPRYTKDTTSAVRQARAELEAAARKLKALEHEVEHDGVADPRTKPSHARARGRVRTILAKARKELGTRENPPGSNRNPYGPTAAWCSSFATAMWRKAGVDIPLLPFTGDVFRWGQRHGKAYTDLKHVCPGDVLLFGTGPQSTATSKHIGIVEKVHGGTVTLIEGNSGDAVRRNTHRLSSATFYGGVHP